TATAAAGGATCGCCAATACTACAAAACTAATTAAGCCGAGGAGTACCCACTGTCCCGTTGGAGTGGCTAAGAATTGAAGGAGCTGTTTTAAGGCTTGTTGTAGCACGCGAACTCCTGAGTGAGTGTTTCTTCCGAGATCACGCCGTGTCTTCGGATGACCGGTGGTGAGACAGAAATATCGTAGACTGTAGATGGAATAGGTCCTGGGGTCTTGCCGCCATCAACTATCATATCAATTCGTGATGCGAGTTCTTCACCGATTTCTTCAGGGGAGGTGGCTGGTGGTTCACCGGAGAGGTTCGCGCTTGTTATCGCCGCGGGACCGCCAAACGTGCGGAGGATTTGTAGAAGCAGCGGATTGTCAGGGATACGTACCCCAACAGTGTTACCACCCGCTGTCAACACCGGAAGCAGATCCTTTGCCTCAATGACGATAGTCAAACCACCGGGCCAAAAGCGATCTGTAAGATGAAAGCAGAATTCGGGTAAATTTTGGGAAACACGGTGAACATCGGCAACCGAACTGAGAACAAGCGGGATTGGTTTCCCATCGGGGCGTCCCTTCACAGTGTAGAGTCTTTGCACAGCATCGGGATTAAACGGATCCGCTGCCAAGCCGTAGACCGTATCGGTTGGAATGGCGATAATCCCTCCTGATTTCAGGCACTGGACAGCTTCAAAACACACATCAGATCTTTTAATTTTTCCTTGCGGCTCGGTCAGGTAATTTGTAGATTGACGTTTTCTCATGTAGAACCGCCCTCCATTACATTACGGGCTCACGCCTTGTAGCAGATCAGACAAGGGATCCGTTCGGAGTAGCATTCAGAGAAGGTCCGTCCCGCTGTCCTTGCTGATATTTCTGATAAGCGATTCCCGCAATCATCGCACCGTTATCCGTACATAGGCGCATTGGCGGGTAATAGACTTCGGCACCAATCTCCGCGGCAGCTGTCTTCAGTGAAATGCGAAGCTGACTGTTTGCGGCAACGCCACCGGTTAACGTTATTGCTCTCGCACCTGTGGATTTCGCCGCACGGACTGACTTGTAAACAAGCACATCAACAACAGCAGCCTGAAAACTGGCAGCGATGTCCTCAATGGTCACCCTATCAGGACTTATATCCTTAGCATCCTCTTGTCCATCTTCGATAAGCACACCAGCACGTCGTGCCTTCTCCACAAAATAACGCACTGAGGTTTTGATCCCACTAAAACTAAATTGGTAGTCTCCACTACTTCGCAAGGGTCTGGGGAATTTTATCGCCGTTGGGTTCCCCTTTTGCGCAAGGTCATCAATGACCTTACCCCCCGGAAAGCCGAGTCCGAGATACTTTGCAACCTTATCATAGACTTCACCGGCAGCATCGTCCTGTGTGCTTCCCAATACCTTGTATTGCCAGCCTTCGTGAACTTCCACGAGTAAGGTATGCCCTCCAGAAACCGTGAGGCAGATATGTGGAAACGTCAGATCATCATGTACCATGAAGTTCGCGTAGATATGTCCCTCAATATGATTAATACCGATCAGGGGTAGATTGTGGCAATAGGCGAGACTCTTTGCAGCTGCGACACCGACCAACAATGCTCCAATTAAGCCTGGACGGTTCGTTACTGCGATCGCTTCCAAATCTTTAAATGTGACATCCGCCTCCGCTAACGACCGATGGACAATGTAGTTAATGGCTTCAATGTGCTTACGCGATGCGAGTTCCGGGACAATGCCGCCGTATTCTTGGTGTGCCTCAACTTGTGAGGCAACGACGTTAGAAAGGACTTCCTTGCCACCAGCAACAACTGCAGCGGCGGTTTCATCACATGAGGTATCAATGCCGAGTATTTTCATAACTCTCTGTTTAACTGCAAATGGGCAGAAATCGGTAAATGAAATAGTTCTTCCCGTAACAACCGTGTGGAAAAAAATAGAACTTCAAGATTTTCGATATCCTCCGTGTCAGGATTAAAGCGCGCGATGATTTCATCATCAAGTTCTTTGCTCTCTTGCTCTGAATATGGGGGACATGTGTTTACGTACAAAATATCTGCATCTCTATCGTATTGAAAAGTCAAATTCTTTTCCATTCAATGTTTCCTCCTCTTGCAAGCCTATTAGTCATATAAGCAGTGACAATCCAATGACGTTCCGATGGAATAGAATTACTGACCACAACAACCACAACGTGTTTACCTCCGTGTAACCACTCAAACCAACGGCTAAGTAATCGGGCATTCCTAATGCGAGAACTCTGACGAATTTCATCTGGAAACATCAATGTATAAGGACATAGAAAAAAGTCGTCAGAGTTCTTAACAACGGGTGAATACGCTTAGACTCTCACAGCA
This region of Candidatus Poribacteria bacterium genomic DNA includes:
- the tsaD gene encoding tRNA (adenosine(37)-N6)-threonylcarbamoyltransferase complex transferase subunit TsaD → MKILGIDTSCDETAAAVVAGGKEVLSNVVASQVEAHQEYGGIVPELASRKHIEAINYIVHRSLAEADVTFKDLEAIAVTNRPGLIGALLVGVAAAKSLAYCHNLPLIGINHIEGHIYANFMVHDDLTFPHICLTVSGGHTLLVEVHEGWQYKVLGSTQDDAAGEVYDKVAKYLGLGFPGGKVIDDLAQKGNPTAIKFPRPLRSSGDYQFSFSGIKTSVRYFVEKARRAGVLIEDGQEDAKDISPDRVTIEDIAASFQAAVVDVLVYKSVRAAKSTGARAITLTGGVAANSQLRISLKTAAAEIGAEVYYPPMRLCTDNGAMIAGIAYQKYQQGQRDGPSLNATPNGSLV
- a CDS encoding DUF2283 domain-containing protein, which gives rise to MEKNLTFQYDRDADILYVNTCPPYSEQESKELDDEIIARFNPDTEDIENLEVLFFSTRLLREELFHLPISAHLQLNREL
- a CDS encoding L-threonylcarbamoyladenylate synthase, whose translation is MRKRQSTNYLTEPQGKIKRSDVCFEAVQCLKSGGIIAIPTDTVYGLAADPFNPDAVQRLYTVKGRPDGKPIPLVLSSVADVHRVSQNLPEFCFHLTDRFWPGGLTIVIEAKDLLPVLTAGGNTVGVRIPDNPLLLQILRTFGGPAAITSANLSGEPPATSPEEIGEELASRIDMIVDGGKTPGPIPSTVYDISVSPPVIRRHGVISEETLTQEFACYNKP